A region from the Hypericibacter adhaerens genome encodes:
- a CDS encoding DsbA family oxidoreductase, producing MQLDIFSDTICPWCYVGKRRLERALKTRPQHDIAIAWRAFQLNPTMPPEGMDRRNYIESKFGSPERARRIHEAVATAGAGEGIAFAFDRIKRTPNTVLSHRLLRFSHRYERQSAVLDGLFRAYFEEGLDTSDLEVLRAIAAAAGLPEDEVNHFLQGAEEREMVLAEDQLARRQGINGVPCFIFNGRFALSGAQEPEALFQLFDLAREDDTERRQASYN from the coding sequence ATGCAGCTCGATATCTTCTCCGACACCATCTGCCCCTGGTGCTATGTCGGCAAACGCCGGCTGGAACGGGCCCTCAAGACCCGGCCCCAGCACGACATCGCGATCGCCTGGCGGGCCTTCCAGCTCAACCCGACCATGCCGCCCGAAGGCATGGATCGGCGCAACTATATCGAATCCAAGTTCGGCAGCCCCGAACGGGCCCGGCGCATCCACGAGGCCGTGGCGACCGCCGGGGCCGGCGAGGGTATCGCCTTCGCCTTCGACCGTATCAAGCGGACGCCCAACACCGTGCTGTCGCACCGGCTGCTGCGCTTCTCCCACCGCTATGAGCGGCAGAGCGCCGTGCTCGACGGGCTCTTCCGCGCCTATTTCGAGGAGGGGCTCGATACCAGCGACCTGGAGGTGCTGCGGGCGATCGCCGCCGCCGCCGGGCTGCCCGAGGACGAGGTCAATCATTTCCTGCAAGGCGCCGAAGAGCGGGAGATGGTGCTGGCCGAAGACCAGCTCGCCCGCCGCCAGGGCATCAACGGCGTCCCCTGCTTCATCTTCAACGGCCGCTTCGCCCTCTCCGGCGCCCAGGAGCCCGAGGCCCTGTTCCAGCTCTTCGACCTCGCCCGCGAGGACGACACGGAACGCCGGCAGGCGAGCTACAACTGA
- a CDS encoding DUF1330 domain-containing protein, translated as MKAYCLFQEEIIDQAGFDAYRQQVMPTLAPFGGRFIVRGGHFTKVEGDMPYSRVVIVEFASREQAEGWYHSPAYQKLVPQRLKATRGNLIIVDGAE; from the coding sequence ATGAAGGCCTATTGCCTCTTCCAGGAAGAGATCATCGACCAGGCCGGTTTCGATGCCTATCGCCAGCAGGTCATGCCGACGCTGGCGCCGTTCGGCGGCAGGTTCATCGTCCGCGGCGGCCATTTCACCAAGGTCGAAGGCGACATGCCCTATAGCCGCGTCGTCATCGTCGAGTTCGCGTCGCGCGAGCAGGCGGAGGGCTGGTACCATTCGCCCGCTTATCAGAAGCTCGTGCCGCAGCGCCTCAAGGCGACCCGTGGGAACCTCATCATCGTGGATGGGGCGGAGTAG
- the adhP gene encoding alcohol dehydrogenase AdhP, giving the protein MARTMKAAVVRQFGKPLTIEEIPVPTPGPGEVLVKIMATGVCHTDLHAADGDWPVKPTPPFVPGHEGAGIVAAVGAGVTQLKEGDPVGIAWLHDACGCCEHCITGWETLCESQRDSGYSVNGSFAEYAIGSAAYVGRLPAKTDFVAMAPILCAGVTTYKGIKETEARPGEWIAISGIGGLGHVAIQYAKAMGLHVAALDVTEEKLALARRLGAEITVNAKSPDAAAQIVKQTGGGAHGVLVTAVSPPAFSQALHLVRRKGTVSLVGLPPGDFATPIFDVVLKRITLRGSIVGTRKDLAEAIEFAAEGKVKAHIHQKPLADINAVFAGLKAGTIDGRVVIPF; this is encoded by the coding sequence ATGGCGAGGACGATGAAGGCGGCGGTGGTGCGTCAGTTCGGCAAGCCCCTCACGATCGAGGAGATACCGGTGCCGACACCGGGGCCAGGCGAGGTGCTGGTCAAGATCATGGCGACGGGAGTCTGCCACACCGATCTTCACGCCGCCGACGGCGACTGGCCGGTCAAGCCGACGCCGCCCTTCGTTCCCGGTCATGAAGGCGCCGGCATCGTCGCGGCGGTGGGCGCCGGCGTGACGCAGCTCAAGGAGGGCGATCCCGTCGGCATCGCCTGGCTGCATGACGCCTGCGGCTGCTGCGAGCATTGCATCACCGGCTGGGAGACGCTCTGCGAAAGCCAGCGTGACAGCGGCTACAGCGTGAATGGCAGCTTCGCGGAATATGCGATCGGCTCGGCGGCCTATGTCGGTCGCCTGCCCGCCAAGACGGATTTCGTCGCCATGGCGCCGATCCTCTGCGCCGGCGTCACGACCTACAAAGGCATCAAGGAGACCGAGGCGCGCCCCGGCGAATGGATCGCGATCTCGGGCATCGGCGGGCTCGGCCATGTCGCCATCCAGTATGCGAAGGCGATGGGCCTCCATGTCGCGGCCCTGGACGTGACCGAGGAGAAGCTTGCGCTCGCCCGCCGGCTCGGCGCCGAGATCACCGTCAACGCCAAGTCACCGGACGCGGCGGCACAGATCGTGAAGCAGACTGGCGGCGGCGCCCATGGCGTGCTGGTGACGGCCGTCTCCCCGCCCGCCTTCAGCCAGGCGCTGCATCTGGTGCGGCGCAAGGGCACCGTCAGCCTCGTAGGCCTGCCGCCCGGCGATTTCGCGACGCCGATCTTCGACGTGGTGCTCAAGCGCATCACGCTGCGCGGCTCGATCGTCGGCACCCGCAAGGACCTGGCGGAAGCGATCGAGTTCGCCGCCGAGGGCAAGGTCAAGGCGCATATTCACCAGAAGCCGCTCGCGGACATCAACGCCGTCTTTGCCGGCCTCAAGGCCGGGACGATCGACGGGCGCGTCGTGATTCCGTTCTAA
- a CDS encoding acyl-CoA synthetase: MAQGHHTGSVWEQDLGRNPANYVPLTPLSFLLRAAAVYPAKTAVIHGRRRITYAEFAERCRRFASALAARGVGKGDTVALLAPNIPAMLEAHYAVPMLGAVLNTINIRLDADTVAFILEHGGAKVLVADCEFAEVTAKAMARCGVKPLLVEIDDSEADYAASGGGRRLGELEYEDFLAEGDPAFVPRWPDDEWEAIALNYTSGTTGNPKGVVYHHRGAYLNALGDICSTGIDRHCVYLWTLPMFHCNGWCFTWAVTAANGTHVCLRKVEAAAVYRLIKQHDVTTLCGAPIVLNLLANAPDSAKTSFDRVVEVVTGGAAPPSAIIEAMERNGFHVTHLYGLTETYGPATICAPQESWDQLDLEGRARAMSRQGVPDTTLEAVLVADPETMEPVPQDGQTIGELMLRGNTVMKGYLKNAKATAEAFRGGWFHSGDLAVWHPDGYAEIKDRAKDIIISGGENISSLEVEEVLYRHPKVLEAAVVARPDEKWGETPCAFVTLRDGAEATERDIVDWCRSHMAGFKIPRTVRFGPLPKTSTGKIQKFVLRERAKELGG; the protein is encoded by the coding sequence ATGGCCCAGGGACATCATACGGGGAGCGTCTGGGAGCAGGATCTGGGCCGGAATCCGGCCAACTATGTGCCCCTGACCCCGCTCTCTTTCTTGTTGCGGGCGGCCGCGGTCTATCCCGCCAAGACGGCTGTGATCCATGGCCGCCGGCGCATCACCTACGCCGAGTTCGCCGAGCGCTGCCGGCGCTTCGCCTCCGCGCTCGCGGCCCGGGGGGTCGGCAAGGGCGACACGGTGGCACTGCTGGCGCCCAACATCCCGGCCATGCTCGAGGCCCACTACGCCGTGCCGATGCTGGGGGCCGTTCTCAATACCATCAATATCCGCCTCGATGCCGATACGGTCGCCTTCATCCTGGAGCATGGCGGCGCCAAGGTGCTGGTCGCCGACTGCGAGTTCGCCGAGGTGACCGCGAAGGCCATGGCCCGATGCGGGGTCAAGCCGCTCCTGGTCGAGATCGACGACAGCGAGGCCGACTATGCCGCCAGCGGCGGCGGCCGGCGGCTCGGCGAGCTCGAGTACGAGGACTTCCTGGCGGAGGGCGATCCCGCCTTCGTCCCGCGCTGGCCCGACGATGAGTGGGAGGCGATCGCGCTCAACTACACCTCCGGCACCACGGGCAATCCCAAGGGCGTCGTCTATCACCACCGGGGCGCCTATCTGAACGCGCTGGGCGATATCTGCTCGACCGGCATCGACCGGCACTGCGTCTATCTCTGGACGCTGCCGATGTTCCATTGCAACGGCTGGTGCTTCACCTGGGCCGTCACCGCCGCCAACGGCACCCATGTCTGCCTGCGAAAGGTGGAGGCCGCTGCGGTCTATCGCCTGATCAAGCAGCATGACGTGACCACGCTCTGCGGCGCGCCCATCGTGCTCAACCTGCTCGCCAACGCGCCCGACAGCGCCAAGACCAGTTTCGACCGGGTCGTCGAGGTGGTGACGGGCGGTGCCGCCCCGCCCTCGGCCATCATCGAGGCGATGGAGCGCAACGGGTTCCATGTCACGCATCTCTATGGCCTGACCGAGACCTACGGGCCGGCCACGATCTGCGCACCGCAGGAAAGCTGGGACCAGCTCGATCTCGAGGGCCGGGCCCGCGCCATGTCGCGCCAGGGCGTTCCGGACACGACGCTCGAGGCGGTCCTCGTGGCCGATCCCGAGACCATGGAGCCGGTGCCGCAGGACGGCCAGACCATCGGCGAGCTCATGCTGCGCGGCAACACCGTCATGAAGGGCTATCTCAAGAACGCCAAGGCCACGGCCGAGGCCTTCCGCGGCGGCTGGTTCCATTCCGGCGATCTCGCCGTCTGGCATCCAGACGGCTATGCCGAGATCAAGGACCGGGCCAAGGACATCATCATCTCGGGCGGCGAGAACATCTCCAGCCTCGAGGTCGAGGAGGTGCTCTACCGCCATCCCAAGGTGCTGGAGGCGGCGGTGGTGGCGCGGCCCGACGAGAAATGGGGCGAGACGCCTTGCGCCTTCGTGACCTTGCGCGACGGGGCCGAGGCGACCGAGCGCGACATCGTCGACTGGTGCCGGAGCCACATGGCGGGCTTCAAGATCCCGCGCACGGTCCGCTTCGGGCCCCTGCCCAAGACCTCCACCGGCAAGATCCAGAAATTCGTCCTGCGCGAGCGGGCCAAGGAACTCGGGGGCTGA
- a CDS encoding zinc-dependent alcohol dehydrogenase family protein, which yields MKALVYRGPGRKAVEDRPKPTIQAPGDAIVKIVKTTICGTDLHILKGDVATCQPGRILGHEGVGIVDSVGAGVTAFKPGDRVLISCISSCGKCDYCRRGMYSHCTTGGWILGNMIDGTQAEYVRTPHADTSLYPIPEGSDEEALVMLSDILPTGFECGVLNGKVAPGSTVAIVGAGPIGLAALLTAQFYSPAEIIMIDLDDNRLGLARQFGATHTVNSKDGKAADAVKALTGGTGVDTAIEAVGVPATFLLCEDIVAPGGTIANVGVHGAKVDLHLETLWSQNITITTRLVDTVTTPMLLKTVQSKKIDPTRLITHRFKLDQILEAYDTFGHAADTQALKVIIAA from the coding sequence ATGAAAGCCCTCGTCTATCGCGGCCCCGGCCGCAAGGCCGTCGAAGACCGGCCCAAGCCGACGATCCAGGCGCCCGGCGATGCGATCGTGAAGATCGTCAAGACCACCATCTGCGGCACCGATCTGCATATCCTGAAAGGCGATGTCGCCACCTGCCAGCCGGGCCGCATCCTCGGCCATGAAGGTGTCGGGATCGTCGATTCCGTGGGCGCCGGCGTCACGGCTTTCAAGCCCGGCGACCGCGTGCTGATCTCCTGCATCTCCTCCTGCGGCAAGTGCGACTATTGCCGCCGCGGGATGTATTCGCATTGCACCACCGGCGGCTGGATTCTGGGCAACATGATCGACGGAACCCAGGCCGAATATGTCCGCACGCCGCATGCCGACACGAGCCTCTATCCGATCCCCGAAGGGAGCGACGAGGAGGCGCTGGTGATGCTGAGCGATATCCTGCCCACGGGCTTCGAATGCGGCGTGCTCAACGGCAAAGTGGCGCCGGGTTCGACGGTCGCCATCGTCGGCGCCGGCCCGATCGGCCTCGCTGCGCTCCTGACCGCGCAGTTCTACTCGCCGGCCGAGATCATCATGATCGATCTCGACGACAACCGGCTGGGGCTCGCCCGGCAGTTCGGCGCAACTCACACGGTCAACAGCAAGGACGGCAAGGCGGCCGACGCCGTGAAGGCGCTGACCGGCGGGACCGGCGTCGACACGGCCATCGAGGCGGTGGGCGTGCCTGCCACTTTCCTGCTCTGCGAGGACATCGTGGCGCCCGGCGGCACCATCGCCAATGTCGGCGTTCATGGCGCCAAGGTTGATCTGCATCTGGAGACGCTCTGGTCGCAGAACATCACGATCACGACGCGGCTGGTCGACACCGTGACGACGCCGATGCTGCTCAAGACGGTGCAGTCGAAGAAGATCGACCCGACGCGGCTGATCACGCACCGCTTCAAGCTGGACCAGATCCTCGAGGCCTACGACACCTTCGGCCACGCCGCCGACACGCAGGCGCTCAAGGTCATCATCGCGGCCTAG
- a CDS encoding DUF779 domain-containing protein — MPDRVVFTPSALALTRRLRETFGPLIFHLSGGCCEGSAPMCFRQSDFRVGAQDVRLGMIEGCPFYVGPAQFNYWACCQLTVDVTTDGGDSFSLEAAEGVRFIVRSRLFTDEEVAELEAAGPPPAGPIGPRPTAV; from the coding sequence ATGCCCGATCGCGTCGTCTTCACGCCATCGGCCCTGGCCTTGACCCGGCGGTTGCGCGAGACCTTCGGCCCCCTGATCTTCCACCTGTCGGGCGGATGCTGCGAAGGCAGCGCGCCCATGTGCTTCCGGCAAAGCGATTTCAGGGTCGGCGCGCAGGATGTGCGGCTCGGCATGATCGAAGGCTGCCCCTTCTATGTCGGGCCGGCGCAGTTCAACTATTGGGCCTGCTGCCAGCTGACGGTCGACGTGACGACCGACGGCGGCGACAGCTTCTCGCTGGAAGCGGCGGAAGGGGTTCGCTTCATCGTCCGCTCCCGCCTCTTCACCGACGAGGAGGTGGCGGAGCTCGAGGCGGCAGGACCGCCGCCGGCGGGACCGATCGGTCCACGGCCGACGGCGGTCTGA
- a CDS encoding outer membrane protein assembly factor BamD, protein MFRRSILAAALMAAALTPMAARADGAAIANKLKGTPATLWDLTLVRVEAALASWVGGKGVSTFVGSDADKIILYVYEEGGKATKAECKALIDRVKKAGGIDPKTGYPDNPASDYAALLNYAQIDQFSVDESYAETADSMFEVDAVAGGGENAVNCKGPLVSAEVTYPTP, encoded by the coding sequence ATGTTTCGTCGTTCGATTCTGGCGGCCGCGTTGATGGCGGCGGCCCTGACACCTATGGCCGCGCGGGCCGACGGCGCGGCCATCGCCAACAAGCTCAAGGGGACGCCGGCCACGCTCTGGGACCTGACGCTGGTGCGGGTGGAGGCGGCGCTCGCGAGCTGGGTCGGGGGCAAGGGCGTCAGCACCTTCGTCGGCAGCGATGCCGACAAGATCATCCTCTATGTTTACGAGGAGGGCGGCAAGGCGACCAAGGCCGAGTGCAAGGCACTGATCGATCGGGTGAAGAAGGCAGGCGGCATCGATCCCAAGACCGGCTATCCGGACAACCCCGCCTCGGACTATGCCGCGCTCCTGAACTATGCACAGATCGACCAGTTCTCGGTCGATGAAAGCTACGCCGAGACGGCGGATTCGATGTTCGAGGTGGACGCCGTCGCGGGTGGCGGCGAGAACGCCGTGAACTGCAAGGGCCCGCTGGTCTCGGCGGAGGTCACTTATCCGACGCCGTGA
- a CDS encoding SDR family NAD(P)-dependent oxidoreductase — MTLSAETFAARFDLTGRAALVTGASSGLGWRFAEVLAEAGAKVAIAARRTERLEALAAGIVARGGTVLPIALDVTHPPGIKAAIASAEAELGPLRILVNNSGIAPAKPFLDHSEEDWDRTIDTNLKGAFLVAQEVARRMAANGQGGSIVNIASMMGIVVAKGSVAYSASKAGVISLTKTMALELAKHRIRVNAICPGYFETEMTASYLATPQGQAEIKSIPMRRAGKAEELDGLLLLLASDASSFMTGSCVLVDGGETLQQA; from the coding sequence ATGACCCTGTCTGCTGAAACATTCGCGGCGCGCTTCGATCTGACGGGCCGCGCCGCCCTGGTGACGGGGGCCTCCTCGGGGCTCGGCTGGCGCTTCGCCGAGGTGCTGGCGGAAGCCGGCGCCAAGGTCGCCATTGCCGCGCGGCGCACGGAGCGGCTCGAAGCGCTGGCGGCGGGGATCGTGGCGCGCGGCGGCACCGTGCTGCCGATCGCGCTCGACGTCACCCATCCGCCCGGCATCAAGGCTGCGATTGCCTCGGCCGAGGCGGAGCTCGGGCCCTTGCGCATCCTGGTCAACAATTCCGGCATCGCGCCGGCCAAGCCCTTCCTCGATCACAGCGAGGAGGATTGGGACCGCACCATCGACACCAATCTCAAGGGCGCCTTCCTGGTTGCGCAGGAGGTGGCCCGGCGCATGGCAGCGAACGGGCAGGGCGGCAGCATCGTGAACATCGCCTCGATGATGGGGATCGTCGTGGCCAAGGGCTCGGTCGCCTACAGCGCGTCCAAGGCCGGCGTGATCTCGCTGACCAAGACCATGGCGCTGGAGCTGGCCAAGCATCGCATCCGCGTCAACGCGATCTGTCCCGGCTATTTCGAGACGGAGATGACGGCCAGCTATCTCGCGACGCCGCAGGGGCAGGCCGAGATCAAATCGATTCCGATGCGCCGGGCGGGCAAGGCGGAGGAGCTGGACGGGCTTCTGCTGCTGCTGGCCTCGGACGCGTCGAGCTTCATGACGGGGAGTTGCGTTCTGGTCGATGGGGGCGAGACGCTGCAGCAGGCCTGA
- a CDS encoding CocE/NonD family hydrolase, whose product MRYINVTPREVREIENVWIPMSDGVRLAARLWLPADAETTPVPAIVEYLPYRKRDGTAPRDEIMHPWFARQGYAVLRIDIRGTGDSDGRFVDEYIKQEQDDALEALRWIASQPWCTGKIGMMGISWGGFNALQIAARRPPELKAIIPACFTDDRYADDVHYMGGCLLGDNATWASAMTCYASPPPDPEIVGERWRSMWLDRLETMPLLAVSWMEHPRRDAFWQQGSVCENYADIECPVFAVGGWIDAYSNAVPRLLAHLKVPCKGLVGPWAHTWPHNARPLPAIGFLQECLAWWDQWLKGIDRGALDGPRYRVWVMDRVVPKAYQEEWPGRWIGEPSWPSPHTETRTLYLNENGMGDKPAPERPLLHRSPQYVGSAAGFWCPYGNGVDMAFEQREDDARSLCFDTAPLPAAFDIVGAPVVELELAADKPQAQIAVRLCDVDANGSSLRVSYGVLNLSHRESHVAPTALTPGQRYRVRVQLNDVGYRFLSGHRIRIAISTAYWPTLWPQAEAATITVHSGSSRLLLPVRARRAEDNQLPEFGPAEGAMPGPIAWIRKHDAALNLSYDPGLDEATYAVDKDEGIYRLEAIGLENGAHLTERYRIRGEDPLSARADYAWLASLGRGEWHTRTKGRSSFIADARHFNVTLELEGYEGDKQVFSKRWERKIPRDLP is encoded by the coding sequence ATGCGCTATATCAACGTCACGCCCCGCGAAGTCCGCGAAATCGAGAATGTCTGGATCCCGATGTCCGACGGGGTGCGGCTCGCGGCACGCCTCTGGCTGCCGGCCGATGCCGAGACGACACCCGTGCCGGCCATCGTCGAATACCTGCCCTACCGCAAGCGCGACGGCACGGCGCCGCGCGACGAGATCATGCATCCCTGGTTCGCGCGGCAGGGCTATGCGGTGCTGCGCATCGACATCCGCGGCACCGGCGATTCCGACGGGCGTTTCGTCGACGAATATATCAAGCAGGAGCAGGACGACGCGCTGGAGGCGCTGCGCTGGATCGCCAGCCAGCCCTGGTGCACCGGCAAGATCGGCATGATGGGCATCTCCTGGGGCGGCTTCAACGCGCTCCAGATCGCGGCGCGCCGGCCGCCCGAGCTCAAGGCCATCATCCCGGCCTGCTTCACCGACGACCGCTATGCCGACGACGTGCATTACATGGGCGGCTGCCTGCTGGGCGACAACGCGACCTGGGCCTCGGCCATGACCTGCTACGCCTCGCCGCCGCCCGATCCCGAGATCGTGGGCGAGCGCTGGCGCTCGATGTGGCTCGACCGGCTCGAGACCATGCCGCTTCTCGCGGTCAGCTGGATGGAGCATCCGCGCCGCGACGCCTTCTGGCAGCAGGGCTCGGTCTGCGAGAACTATGCCGACATCGAATGTCCCGTCTTCGCGGTGGGCGGCTGGATCGACGCCTACAGCAACGCCGTGCCGCGCCTCCTCGCCCACCTCAAGGTGCCCTGCAAGGGGCTGGTGGGGCCCTGGGCCCACACCTGGCCGCACAATGCGCGGCCCCTGCCCGCCATCGGCTTCCTGCAGGAATGCCTCGCCTGGTGGGATCAGTGGCTCAAGGGCATCGATCGCGGCGCGCTCGACGGCCCGCGCTATCGGGTCTGGGTGATGGATCGCGTGGTGCCGAAGGCCTATCAGGAGGAATGGCCGGGCCGCTGGATCGGCGAGCCAAGCTGGCCCTCGCCCCATACCGAGACGCGCACGCTCTATCTCAACGAGAACGGCATGGGCGACAAGCCGGCACCCGAGAGGCCGCTGCTGCATCGCTCGCCGCAATATGTGGGCTCGGCCGCGGGCTTCTGGTGTCCCTATGGCAACGGGGTCGACATGGCCTTCGAGCAGCGCGAGGACGATGCGCGCTCGCTCTGCTTCGACACGGCGCCCCTGCCGGCCGCCTTCGACATCGTCGGCGCGCCCGTGGTGGAGCTGGAGCTCGCCGCCGACAAGCCGCAGGCCCAGATCGCGGTGCGGCTCTGCGATGTCGATGCCAACGGCTCGTCCCTGCGGGTCAGCTATGGCGTGCTCAATCTTTCCCACCGCGAGAGCCATGTGGCCCCCACCGCGCTGACGCCAGGACAGCGCTACCGCGTTCGCGTGCAGCTCAACGATGTCGGCTATCGCTTCCTCTCCGGGCATCGCATCCGCATCGCCATCTCGACCGCCTACTGGCCGACCCTCTGGCCGCAGGCCGAGGCCGCGACGATCACCGTTCATTCCGGCAGCAGCCGGCTGCTGCTGCCGGTGCGGGCACGCCGGGCGGAGGACAACCAGCTCCCGGAGTTCGGGCCGGCCGAAGGGGCCATGCCCGGGCCGATCGCCTGGATCCGCAAGCATGACGCGGCGCTCAATCTGAGCTACGACCCCGGCCTCGACGAAGCCACCTATGCGGTGGACAAGGACGAGGGCATCTACCGGCTCGAGGCGATCGGCCTCGAGAACGGTGCGCATCTTACCGAGCGCTACCGCATCCGGGGCGAGGATCCGCTCTCGGCCCGCGCCGACTATGCCTGGCTCGCCTCGCTCGGCCGCGGCGAGTGGCACACCCGCACCAAGGGCCGCAGCAGCTTCATCGCCGATGCGCGTCATTTCAATGTCACACTCGAGCTCGAGGGCTACGAGGGCGACAAGCAGGTGTTCAGCAAGCGCTGGGAGCGGAAGATTCCGCGGGATCTCCCCTAA
- a CDS encoding aldehyde dehydrogenase family protein — MLDQPVMSLIDTSRLRARYDNFIGGGWKAPAKGRYFTDKSPIDGSTLCEVARSDADDVERALDAAHAARVGWARTAPAERARILNKIADRIESNLQLLAYVETRDNGKPIRETLNADVPLAADHFRYFAGCIRAEEGTIGEIDHDTVAYHFREPMGVVGQIIPWNFPLLMAAWKMAPALVAGNCVVIKPASDTPMSLAVLMDLIGDLLPPGVLNVVFGHGSEVGTPLARSPRIAKIAFTGETTTGRQIMQFAAETIIPQTMELGGKSPNIFFADVMDEDDAFLDKALEGFSLFAFNKGEVCTCPSRALVQESIFDKFLEKAVARVAKIKVGDPLDPTTQMGPQCSRGQLEKILGYVDIGKQEGAKCVTGGARAELGGKLKDGFFMKPTVFVGHNKMRIFQEEIFGPVLSVTKFKTLEEAIEIGNDTIYGLGAGVWSRNVNNTYRVGREIQAGRVWTNCYHMYPAHAAFGGYKQSGFGRETHKLILDHYQQTKNLLVSYSPKAQGLF; from the coding sequence ATGCTTGACCAACCCGTCATGTCATTGATCGACACGAGCCGTCTTCGCGCGCGCTATGACAACTTCATCGGCGGCGGCTGGAAGGCACCGGCGAAAGGCCGGTATTTCACCGACAAGAGCCCGATCGACGGCAGCACGCTCTGCGAGGTCGCCCGTTCCGACGCGGACGATGTCGAGCGGGCCCTCGATGCGGCGCATGCCGCCCGTGTCGGCTGGGCGCGCACCGCGCCGGCGGAACGCGCAAGAATCCTGAACAAGATCGCGGATCGGATCGAAAGCAATCTCCAGCTCCTCGCCTATGTCGAGACCCGCGACAACGGCAAGCCTATCCGCGAGACCCTCAACGCCGACGTGCCGCTGGCCGCCGACCATTTCCGCTATTTCGCCGGCTGCATCCGCGCCGAGGAGGGCACGATCGGCGAGATCGATCATGACACCGTCGCCTATCACTTCCGCGAGCCGATGGGCGTGGTCGGCCAGATCATTCCCTGGAACTTCCCGCTCCTGATGGCCGCCTGGAAGATGGCGCCGGCCCTGGTCGCCGGAAACTGCGTGGTGATCAAGCCCGCCTCCGACACACCGATGAGCCTCGCGGTGCTGATGGATCTGATCGGCGACCTGCTGCCGCCGGGCGTGCTCAACGTGGTGTTCGGCCACGGCTCGGAGGTCGGCACGCCGCTGGCGCGCAGCCCGCGCATCGCCAAGATCGCCTTCACCGGCGAGACGACGACGGGCCGCCAGATCATGCAGTTCGCGGCCGAGACCATCATTCCCCAGACCATGGAGCTCGGCGGCAAGTCGCCGAACATCTTCTTCGCCGACGTGATGGACGAGGATGACGCCTTCCTCGACAAGGCGCTCGAGGGCTTCTCGCTCTTCGCCTTCAACAAGGGCGAGGTCTGCACCTGCCCCTCGCGGGCCCTGGTCCAGGAATCGATCTTCGACAAGTTCCTGGAAAAGGCCGTGGCGCGCGTCGCGAAGATCAAGGTCGGCGATCCGCTCGATCCCACGACGCAGATGGGCCCGCAATGCTCCCGCGGCCAGCTCGAGAAGATCCTGGGCTATGTCGATATCGGCAAGCAGGAGGGCGCCAAATGCGTGACCGGCGGCGCGCGCGCCGAGCTCGGCGGCAAGCTCAAGGACGGCTTCTTCATGAAACCGACCGTCTTCGTCGGCCATAACAAGATGCGCATCTTCCAGGAGGAGATCTTCGGCCCGGTGCTGTCGGTGACGAAGTTCAAGACCCTGGAGGAGGCGATCGAGATCGGCAACGACACGATCTACGGCCTGGGTGCCGGCGTCTGGTCGCGCAACGTGAACAACACCTACCGGGTCGGCCGCGAGATCCAGGCGGGGCGCGTCTGGACCAACTGCTACCACATGTATCCGGCCCATGCCGCGTTCGGTGGATACAAGCAGTCGGGATTCGGCCGCGAGACGCACAAGCTGATCCTCGACCACTATCAGCAGACCAAGAACCTGCTGGTCAGTTACAGCCCGAAGGCGCAGGGCCTGTTCTGA